The following proteins are encoded in a genomic region of Mycobacterium kiyosense:
- a CDS encoding methyltransferase (frameshifted, insertion at around 3507015), giving the protein MALKYRLQSNPLVGKITTKYLLPLGTRQVGDDVVFFNFGYEEDPPLGLQLDPADEPNRYCIQLYHQTASQVDLTGKKVLEVSCGAGGGASYIARKLGPASYTGLDLNPASIDLCKRMHTVRGLDFVQGDAQHLPFPDESFDAVVNVEASHQYPDFAGFLDEVTRVLRPGGHFLYTDSRRNPVVGEWETDLAGIKLRKLAQRDIGREAKRGLDANTRRSQEKIASRAPAFLSSLTRYAVSMLDRDLERGGGFTYRIYLFEKD; this is encoded by the coding sequence GTGGCTCTGAAATACCGCCTGCAGTCGAACCCGTTGGTCGGCAAGATCACCACCAAATACCTGCTACCGCTGGGTACCCGCCAGGTCGGCGACGACGTGGTGTTCTTCAACTTCGGTTACGAAGAAGACCCGCCGCTGGGCTTGCAGCTGGATCCCGCTGACGAACCGAACCGGTACTGCATCCAGCTCTACCACCAGACCGCCAGCCAAGTGGACCTCACCGGCAAGAAGGTGCTGGAGGTCAGCTGCGGCGCCGGCGGTGGGGCGTCGTACATTGCCCGCAAGCTCGGTCCGGCGTCTTACACGGGTCTGGACCTGAACCCCGCCAGCATCGACCTCTGCAAGAGGATGCACACAGTGCGGGGCCTGGACTTCGTGCAGGGCGACGCCCAGCACCTGCCGTTTCCGGACGAATCTTTCGACGCTGTTGTCAACGTGGAAGCCTCGCACCAGTACCCGGATTTCGCCGGCTTCCTGGACGAAGTGACGCGCGTGCTGCGCCCTGGCGGGCATTTCCTCTACACCGACTCTCGCCGCAATCCCGTTGTCGGGGAATGGGAAACGGATCTGGCCGGCATCAAACTGCGCAAACTGGCTCAGCGAGACATCGGCAGAGAGGCCAAGCGTGGGCTCGACGCCAATACGCGGCGATCGCAAGAGAAGATAGCCAGCCGTGCGCCGGCATTTCTGTCGAGTCTGACCCGTTACGCGGTCAGCATGCTTGACCGCGACCTCGAGCGCGGCGGTGGATTCACTTATCGCATCTACCTTTTCGAAAAGGACTGA
- a CDS encoding hypothetical protein (frameshifted, insertion at around 3509248, deletion at around 3509050): MYVCEVAGQARSHDEAKIGGVFDRVGDFVIKWPWLAVGGWIAVVAFLALTFPPLQVQAAKHEQKPLPDNAPTMIAQAEMNAAFAARPGGSEGSGGPAGSSGSAGPGGSAGPGGPEGSGGGGGKPADEKPTGALLLVVLTNEKGLSPADEDTYRRLLDNLRQDTQDKMSVQDFMGTPELRQMLESKDKKAWNLPITLPGAEAAPETQAALANIRAIIEKTVKGTTLSASLSGGVATASDVQKLGESDVQIIEVGTIVSVLVILIIVYRNLVTMLLPLATIGVSIGGAQGVLSALSELGLTVNMQCIVFMSAVMIGAGTDYAVFLISRYHDYVRHGETSDRAVKKALMSIGKVIAASAATVAVTFLAMVFTKLEVFSAVGPAITVSIIVSLLTATTLLPAILVLTGRRGWIKPRRDLTTRFWRISGTRIVRRPKVHLAGSLMVLTVLATSAAFIRFNYDDLKTMPQDMDSVRGLNALNKHFPMNSMTPMFLFVKSPRDLRTPAALGDLEMMSRRITDLPNIVMVRGLTRPNGEPLKETKVSFQAGEVGGKLNEASTAITEHGGDLDHLVGGSRQLADALAEIRAQVNGAVASGGQRWPAPPDWSPRCRTC, encoded by the coding sequence TTGTACGTTTGTGAGGTGGCTGGGCAGGCGAGATCGCACGACGAGGCGAAAATTGGTGGCGTCTTCGACCGCGTCGGCGACTTCGTCATCAAGTGGCCATGGCTGGCCGTCGGCGGCTGGATCGCCGTGGTGGCTTTCCTGGCTCTGACGTTTCCCCCGCTTCAGGTGCAAGCCGCCAAGCACGAGCAGAAACCGCTACCTGACAACGCGCCGACGATGATCGCGCAGGCGGAGATGAACGCTGCCTTCGCGGCGCGGCCCGGCGGGTCGGAAGGATCCGGCGGGCCGGCCGGCTCCAGCGGGTCCGCAGGGCCTGGCGGGTCGGCAGGGCCTGGCGGGCCGGAAGGGTCCGGTGGCGGCGGGGGCAAACCCGCTGACGAGAAGCCGACCGGCGCCCTGCTGCTGGTCGTGTTGACCAATGAAAAGGGCCTGAGCCCCGCCGACGAGGACACCTACCGCAGGCTGCTCGACAACCTGCGGCAGGACACCCAGGACAAGATGTCGGTGCAGGACTTCATGGGCACGCCGGAATTGCGGCAGATGCTGGAGAGCAAGGACAAGAAAGCCTGGAACCTGCCAATTACCTTGCCCGGCGCTGAGGCGGCGCCCGAGACACAGGCGGCGCTGGCAAATATCAGGGCCATCATCGAAAAGACAGTCAAAGGCACGACCCTCTCAGCGAGTTTGAGCGGTGGGGTGGCCACCGCGTCCGATGTCCAGAAACTCGGCGAGTCCGACGTGCAGATCATCGAGGTCGGAACGATCGTCAGTGTGCTGGTCATTCTGATCATCGTCTATCGCAACCTCGTCACCATGCTGCTACCCCTTGCCACGATCGGCGTCTCGATCGGAGGTGCGCAGGGCGTCTTGTCGGCGCTGTCCGAACTCGGCCTGACGGTGAACATGCAGTGCATCGTGTTCATGAGTGCGGTCATGATCGGCGCCGGTACCGACTACGCCGTGTTCCTGATCAGCCGGTATCACGACTACGTTCGGCACGGAGAAACTTCCGATCGCGCGGTGAAGAAAGCACTGATGTCGATCGGCAAGGTCATCGCCGCATCGGCGGCGACCGTCGCCGTCACCTTCCTGGCCATGGTTTTCACCAAGCTCGAAGTGTTCTCCGCCGTCGGGCCGGCCATCACCGTCTCGATCATCGTCTCGCTGCTGACGGCCACCACGCTGCTGCCGGCGATCCTCGTGCTCACCGGGCGTCGCGGCTGGATCAAGCCGCGACGCGACTTGACCACCCGCTTCTGGCGGATCTCGGGAACCCGCATCGTGCGGCGTCCCAAGGTGCACCTGGCCGGCAGCCTGATGGTGCTGACCGTCCTGGCCACCAGTGCGGCCTTCATCCGGTTCAATTACGACGACCTCAAGACGATGCCGCAGGACATGGACAGCGTGCGGGGTCTCAATGCGCTGAACAAGCACTTCCCGATGAACTCGATGACCCCGATGTTTCTGTTCGTCAAGTCGCCGCGTGACCTACGCACCCCGGCCGCCCTGGGCGACCTGGAGATGATGTCGCGGCGGATCACCGACCTGCCCAACATCGTGATGGTGCGTGGCCTGACCCGGCCCAACGGCGAACCATTGAAAGAAACCAAGGTCTCGTTCCAGGCGGGTGAGGTCGGGGGCAAACTCAACGAAGCATCGACCGCGATCACCGAGCACGGCGGCGACCTTGATCATCTGGTCGGCGGCTCTCGCCAACTCGCCGACGCCCTGGCCGAGATTCGAGCACAGGTCAACGGAGCGGTGGCCAGCGGTGGCCAGCGGTGGCCAGCTCCGCCGGACTGGTCGCCGCGTTGCAGAACATGTTGA
- a CDS encoding hypothetical protein (frameshifted, deletion at around 3502492) encodes MVRITRQLPELLGSPPRVYALTRNAQTVLSGDHANLEQGGLRGLLRVIGSENPQLKVSYVDLDEQTGVEQVARQLLLATDEDETAWRDDQWYTARMRPTPLQPEERLTTIVNHNPQGSGVGMRLQIRTPGDLETLEFAAFDRTAPGPGEIEVAVSASSVNFADVLATFGRYQTFDGKLPELGMDFAGVVTAVGPDVTGRKVGDRVAGLSTNGCWATFLTCDARLATDVPEGLTDAQAAAATTAYATAWYGLHELARIRSGDKVLIHSATGGVGQAAIAIARAAGAQVFCTAGSPQRREMLHAMGIEHVYDSRSTEFAEQIRSDTDGYGVDIVLNSLTGAAQQAGIRLLALGGRFVEIGKRDIYSNTRLELFPFRQNLAFYGVDLALMADSHPAQVHELLDTVYRQIATGALPPPQTTHYPMADAATAIRVMGAAEHTGKLILDVPHVGRSSVVMPPEYAPAFRGDGSYLITGGLGGLGLFLAEKMAGAGAGRIVLSSRSQPNQKALETIELVRSMGADVVVACGDIAEAGTADRLVAAATATGLPLRGVLHAAAVVEDATLPNITDELIARDWAPKVYGAWNLHEATKDQELDWFCSFSSAAALVGSPGQGAYAAANSWLDAFTHWRRAQGLPATSIAWGPWAEIGRGTDFAETAGDAIHPEEGAYAFEALLRHNRAYTGYAPIIGSPWLNAFAQQSPFAEAFRSTAKHAGNSKFLTELDRLPQDEWPARLRRMVSEQIGLILRRTIDVDRMLTEYGLDSLSSQELRTRLEAETGVRITATNINTTVRSLADLLYDELTSA; translated from the coding sequence GTGGTGCGGATCACCCGGCAGCTGCCCGAGCTGCTGGGTTCGCCGCCACGGGTGTACGCGCTGACCCGCAATGCGCAGACGGTGTTGTCCGGCGACCACGCCAACCTGGAGCAGGGCGGTCTGCGCGGTCTGCTGCGGGTGATCGGCTCGGAGAATCCACAGTTGAAGGTCAGCTACGTCGACCTCGACGAACAGACCGGCGTCGAGCAGGTGGCGCGTCAGCTGTTGCTGGCCACCGACGAGGACGAGACGGCGTGGCGCGACGACCAGTGGTACACCGCCCGGATGCGGCCCACGCCGCTGCAACCCGAGGAACGGCTGACCACGATCGTCAACCACAACCCGCAGGGCAGTGGGGTCGGGATGCGGCTGCAGATCCGGACACCGGGAGACCTGGAGACCCTCGAGTTCGCCGCGTTCGACCGGACGGCTCCGGGCCCCGGTGAGATCGAGGTGGCGGTCAGCGCGTCCAGCGTCAACTTCGCCGACGTGCTGGCCACCTTCGGCCGCTACCAGACGTTCGACGGAAAGCTGCCCGAGCTCGGCATGGACTTCGCCGGCGTGGTGACCGCCGTGGGCCCCGACGTCACCGGCCGCAAGGTCGGCGACCGGGTGGCCGGGCTGTCCACCAACGGCTGCTGGGCCACTTTCTTGACCTGCGATGCCCGGCTGGCCACGGACGTGCCCGAGGGGTTGACCGATGCCCAGGCGGCAGCGGCCACCACCGCCTATGCGACCGCGTGGTACGGCCTGCACGAGCTGGCCCGGATCCGGTCCGGGGACAAGGTGCTGATTCATTCGGCGACCGGCGGGGTGGGCCAGGCGGCGATTGCCATCGCGCGGGCCGCCGGCGCCCAGGTGTTCTGCACGGCCGGCAGCCCGCAGCGTCGAGAGATGTTGCACGCCATGGGGATCGAGCATGTCTACGACTCCCGCAGCACCGAGTTCGCCGAGCAGATCCGCAGCGACACCGACGGCTACGGTGTGGACATCGTGCTCAACTCGCTGACCGGCGCGGCGCAGCAGGCCGGGATCCGGCTGTTGGCGCTGGGCGGTCGCTTCGTCGAGATCGGCAAGCGCGACATCTACTCCAACACTCGCCTGGAGTTGTTCCCGTTCCGGCAGAACCTCGCGTTCTACGGCGTGGACCTGGCGCTGATGGCCGACAGCCATCCCGCGCAGGTGCACGAGTTGCTGGACACGGTGTATCGGCAGATCGCCACCGGCGCACTGCCGCCGCCGCAGACCACGCATTATCCGATGGCCGACGCGGCCACCGCGATCCGGGTGATGGGCGCGGCCGAGCACACCGGCAAGCTGATCCTCGACGTGCCGCACGTCGGGCGCAGCAGCGTGGTGATGCCACCCGAGTATGCGCCGGCGTTCCGGGGCGACGGCTCCTACCTCATCACCGGCGGTCTGGGTGGTCTCGGTTTGTTCCTGGCCGAGAAGATGGCCGGTGCCGGCGCCGGCCGCATCGTGTTGTCCTCGCGCTCCCAGCCGAATCAAAAGGCTTTGGAGACAATCGAATTGGTCCGCTCTATGGGAGCTGACGTGGTGGTGGCGTGCGGTGACATCGCCGAGGCGGGCACCGCCGACCGGCTGGTGGCGGCCGCGACGGCCACCGGCCTGCCGCTGCGCGGGGTGCTGCACGCGGCCGCCGTGGTGGAAGACGCCACCTTGCCCAACATCACCGACGAGCTCATCGCGCGGGACTGGGCGCCCAAGGTGTACGGGGCGTGGAATCTGCACGAGGCGACCAAAGACCAAGAGCTGGACTGGTTCTGCTCGTTCTCCTCGGCGGCGGCCCTGGTAGGTTCGCCGGGACAAGGGGCGTATGCGGCGGCCAACAGCTGGCTGGACGCGTTCACCCACTGGCGCCGTGCGCAGGGCCTGCCGGCCACCTCGATCGCCTGGGGCCCGTGGGCGGAGATCGGGCGGGGCACCGATTTCGCCGAGACCGCCGGCGACGCCATCCATCCCGAGGAGGGCGCCTACGCGTTCGAGGCGTTGCTGCGGCACAACCGCGCCTACACCGGCTACGCCCCGATCATCGGTTCCCCGTGGCTCAACGCCTTCGCCCAGCAGAGCCCGTTCGCCGAGGCGTTCCGCAGCACCGCCAAGCACGCCGGCAACAGCAAGTTCCTCACTGAGCTGGACCGGCTGCCGCAGGACGAGTGGCCGGCTCGGTTGCGCCGCATGGTGTCCGAGCAGATCGGTCTGATCCTGCGCCGGACCATCGACGTCGACCGGATGCTGACCGAGTATGGGCTGGATTCGCTCAGCAGCCAGGAATTGCGCACCCGGCTGGAGGCCGAGACGGGGGTGCGCATCACCGCGACCAACATCAACACGACGGTGCGTAGCCTGGCCGATCTGCTGTACGACGAGCTGACCTCCGCCTGA
- a CDS encoding hypothetical protein (frameshifted, insertion at around 3502200, deletion at around 3502492;~possible pseudo due to internal stop codon), whose amino-acid sequence MACRLPGGIDSPDALWEALLRGDDLVTEVPAHRWDVEEFYDPEPGVPGRTVCKWGSFLDDVADFDPEFFGISEREATEMDPQHRLLLQTSWEAMEHAGLTRAALAAVRTGVFVGLMHDDYLFMHADADTLSGPYGYMGNSFAMGSGRVSYAMGLSGPAMTVDTACSSGLSAIHLACQSLQDGESDLALAGGASVTLEPRKAASGSAIGMLSATGHCHAFDVNADGFVSGEGAVMILLKRLEDAQRDGDRILAVVRGTAANQDGRTVNIVTPSLPAQVSAYRAALAAADVDPTTVGMVEAHGTGTPTGDPIEYASLAEVYGTSGPCALASVKTNFGHTQSAAGALGLMKAVLAVQHGVIPQNLHFTQMPEKFAEIKTNLFVPQENTPWPSQDPGTPRRAAVSSYGFSGTNVHAVLEQAPAPAAKIVEAQDSEGLQGALIFAVSSSSEDGLRNTAARLADWIDTQDDLDIRDLAYTLARRRNPRPVRATVIAADRAQLTAALREITTGEVPYPPAIGLDDKGPVWVFSGQGSQWAEMGKDLLAYEPVFAAKIAEIEPLIAAESGFSVTEAMTAPEKVTGIDRVQPTLFAMQVALAATMKAYGANPGAVVGHSLGESAAAVVAGALSLEDGVKVICRRSKLMTRISGAGAMAAVELPAEEVITQLVSRGVTDVVVAVVASPQSTVIGGATQSVRDLVAAWEERDVMAREVAVDVASHSPQVDPILDELYEVLADIEPLQPEVPYYSATSFDPREEPYCDAGYWADNLRHTVRFAAAVQAALEDGFKVFTELSPHPLLTNAVDQTARALDKTATALAAMRREQPLPHGLRGLVGELYAAGAALDFSVLYPSGRLLDAPLPCWSQRSLFLTTSGLDSVARRSALVPAHPLMGVHVRLPEEPERHVWQGEVGTAAVPWLADYQIRSAATLPGAVYCEMALVAARTVLGDQVEVRDLSFECTLLLDEATPVGITATFEAPDVVALTVETNQEGRYERQATAVLHAADPADQPPAHDLGGLLATHPRKVDSDEIRKWMDKRGHRLGAAFGGLGAAYLAEAAGNTVLAEVSLPGPLRPQQGAYGVVHPALLDACFQAVAAHPSVAAAVDGGLLLPLRIRRLRAYGSARHARYCYATVTRLFAAGVDADLDIVDDNGTVLLEVRGLRLGTGASPGQRARPGAERAVADHRVAAGRVAREGGHRPRQLAADPHFRSRRHAGHPAHRRAESA is encoded by the coding sequence ATGGCGTGCCGACTGCCGGGAGGCATCGACTCCCCCGACGCCCTGTGGGAAGCACTGCTGCGCGGCGACGACCTCGTCACCGAGGTGCCCGCGCACCGCTGGGACGTCGAGGAGTTCTACGACCCCGAACCCGGCGTGCCCGGCCGGACGGTCTGCAAATGGGGTTCGTTCCTGGATGACGTCGCCGACTTCGATCCCGAGTTCTTCGGGATCAGCGAACGTGAAGCCACCGAGATGGACCCGCAGCACCGACTGCTACTGCAGACCTCGTGGGAGGCCATGGAACACGCCGGCTTGACCCGCGCAGCGCTCGCCGCGGTCCGGACCGGGGTGTTCGTCGGCTTGATGCACGACGACTACCTGTTCATGCACGCCGACGCCGACACCTTGAGCGGCCCCTACGGCTATATGGGTAACAGCTTCGCCATGGGATCCGGTCGGGTCTCCTACGCCATGGGGCTCAGCGGGCCGGCGATGACGGTCGACACCGCCTGCTCGTCAGGGCTGTCGGCGATCCACCTCGCCTGCCAGAGCCTGCAGGACGGTGAGAGCGACCTCGCGCTGGCCGGCGGTGCGTCGGTGACGCTGGAACCGCGCAAGGCGGCATCCGGTTCTGCGATCGGGATGTTGTCGGCCACCGGACACTGCCATGCGTTCGACGTCAACGCCGACGGCTTCGTCTCCGGCGAGGGCGCGGTGATGATCCTGCTCAAGCGGCTCGAGGATGCGCAGCGCGACGGCGACCGAATTCTGGCCGTGGTGCGCGGCACCGCCGCCAACCAGGACGGCCGCACCGTGAACATCGTGACACCGTCGCTGCCCGCGCAGGTGTCCGCGTACCGGGCCGCGCTGGCCGCCGCTGACGTCGACCCGACCACGGTCGGCATGGTGGAGGCGCACGGCACCGGCACCCCGACCGGTGACCCCATCGAATACGCCAGTCTCGCAGAGGTTTACGGCACCAGCGGCCCGTGCGCGCTCGCGTCGGTCAAGACCAACTTCGGGCACACCCAGTCGGCCGCCGGCGCGCTCGGGCTGATGAAAGCGGTGCTGGCCGTACAGCACGGCGTGATACCGCAGAATCTGCATTTCACCCAAATGCCGGAGAAGTTCGCCGAGATAAAGACCAATCTGTTTGTGCCGCAAGAGAACACGCCCTGGCCCAGCCAAGACCCGGGCACTCCGCGACGGGCGGCGGTGTCGTCGTACGGATTCTCCGGCACCAATGTGCACGCGGTGCTGGAACAGGCTCCCGCCCCGGCGGCCAAAATCGTTGAGGCACAAGACTCCGAAGGGTTGCAGGGCGCCCTGATCTTCGCGGTGTCGTCGTCCTCGGAGGACGGCCTGCGCAACACGGCGGCTCGGCTCGCCGACTGGATCGACACCCAAGACGACCTCGACATCCGCGACCTGGCCTACACCCTGGCCCGGCGGCGCAACCCGCGACCGGTCCGGGCCACCGTCATCGCCGCGGACCGCGCGCAACTGACCGCAGCCCTGCGGGAGATCACCACCGGTGAGGTGCCCTATCCGCCGGCGATCGGTCTGGACGACAAGGGTCCGGTGTGGGTGTTCTCCGGGCAGGGCTCGCAGTGGGCCGAGATGGGCAAGGATCTGCTGGCCTACGAGCCGGTGTTCGCGGCCAAAATCGCCGAGATCGAGCCGCTGATCGCCGCCGAGTCCGGCTTCTCGGTCACCGAGGCGATGACCGCGCCGGAGAAGGTGACCGGCATCGACCGGGTGCAGCCGACGCTGTTCGCCATGCAGGTCGCGCTGGCCGCGACCATGAAGGCCTACGGCGCCAACCCGGGCGCGGTCGTCGGGCACTCGCTGGGTGAGTCGGCCGCTGCCGTCGTCGCCGGCGCGTTGTCGCTCGAGGACGGCGTCAAGGTGATCTGCCGCCGGTCCAAGCTGATGACCCGCATCTCCGGCGCCGGCGCCATGGCTGCGGTGGAACTGCCCGCCGAGGAGGTGATCACCCAGTTGGTGTCGCGTGGCGTCACCGACGTCGTGGTGGCGGTGGTCGCCTCCCCGCAGTCCACGGTGATCGGCGGCGCCACCCAGTCGGTTCGCGACCTGGTCGCGGCGTGGGAAGAGCGCGATGTGATGGCCCGCGAGGTGGCCGTCGACGTGGCGTCGCATTCGCCGCAGGTCGACCCGATCCTCGACGAACTCTACGAGGTGCTGGCCGACATCGAGCCGCTGCAGCCGGAGGTGCCCTACTACTCGGCCACCTCGTTCGACCCGCGCGAGGAGCCGTACTGCGACGCCGGCTACTGGGCCGACAATCTGCGGCACACGGTGCGTTTCGCCGCCGCGGTGCAGGCTGCGCTGGAGGACGGGTTCAAGGTCTTCACCGAGTTGTCCCCGCACCCGCTGCTGACCAACGCCGTCGACCAGACCGCGCGCGCCCTGGACAAAACGGCGACCGCCCTGGCGGCCATGCGCCGCGAGCAACCGCTGCCGCACGGGCTGCGCGGCCTGGTGGGCGAGCTGTACGCGGCCGGGGCCGCGCTGGACTTCTCGGTGCTCTACCCGAGCGGCCGGCTGCTGGACGCGCCGTTGCCCTGCTGGAGTCAGCGTTCGCTGTTCCTGACCACCAGCGGCCTGGACTCGGTCGCCCGCCGCAGCGCTCTGGTGCCGGCCCACCCCTTGATGGGTGTGCACGTGCGACTGCCCGAGGAGCCCGAGCGGCACGTGTGGCAGGGCGAGGTCGGCACCGCAGCGGTGCCCTGGCTGGCTGACTACCAAATCCGAAGCGCCGCAACACTTCCGGGTGCTGTGTACTGCGAGATGGCGCTGGTCGCGGCCCGCACGGTGCTCGGCGATCAGGTCGAAGTGCGCGACTTGAGCTTCGAGTGCACGCTGCTGCTCGACGAGGCGACCCCGGTGGGCATCACCGCGACCTTCGAAGCTCCCGACGTCGTCGCGCTCACGGTGGAAACCAACCAGGAGGGCCGCTACGAGCGGCAGGCGACCGCCGTCCTGCACGCAGCCGACCCAGCAGACCAGCCGCCGGCGCACGACCTGGGCGGGCTGCTGGCCACGCACCCGCGCAAGGTGGACAGCGACGAGATCCGCAAATGGATGGACAAGCGCGGCCACCGGCTCGGCGCGGCGTTCGGCGGCCTGGGTGCGGCATACCTGGCCGAGGCCGCGGGCAACACCGTGCTGGCCGAGGTTTCGCTGCCGGGCCCGCTGCGGCCCCAGCAGGGCGCCTACGGTGTGGTGCACCCGGCGCTGCTGGACGCCTGCTTCCAGGCGGTCGCCGCCCATCCCAGCGTCGCCGCCGCCGTCGACGGTGGCCTGTTGTTGCCGTTGCGCATTCGCCGGCTGCGCGCGTACGGCTCGGCCCGCCATGCCCGGTACTGCTACGCGACGGTGACCAGGCTGTTCGCCGCCGGCGTGGACGCCGATCTGGACATCGTCGACGACAACGGCACCGTGCTGCTGGAGGTCCGCGGCCTGCGGTTGGGCACTGGCGCCTCCCCCGGACAGCGAGCGCGACCGGGTGCTGAGCGAGCGGTTGCTGACCATCGAGTGGCAGCCGGCCGAGTTGCCCGAGAAGGCGGTCACCGACCCCGGCAACTGGCTGCTGATCCGCACTTCCGAAGCCGCCGACATGCTGGCCACCCAGCTCACCGACGCGCTGAAAGTGCTTGA
- a CDS encoding hypothetical protein (frameshifted, insertion at around 3502200, deletion at around 3502492) gives MPEKAVTDPGNWLLIRTSEAADMLATQLTDALKVLDAQCTTLSWSFTDDHATCAQRLRGQLESGSFAGVVLLTATPSRARSGSRGSAASSTSSRWCGSPGSCPSCWVRRHGCTR, from the coding sequence TTGCCCGAGAAGGCGGTCACCGACCCCGGCAACTGGCTGCTGATCCGCACTTCCGAAGCCGCCGACATGCTGGCCACCCAGCTCACCGACGCGCTGAAAGTGCTTGACGCACAGTGCACCACGCTGTCCTGGTCGTTCACCGACGACCACGCGACGTGCGCGCAGCGGCTGCGCGGCCAGCTGGAGTCCGGCTCGTTCGCGGGCGTGGTGCTGCTGACCGCCACCCCCAGCAGGGCCCGGAGCGGGAGTCGGGGCAGCGCGGCGAGCAGTACGTCGAGCAGGTGGTGCGGATCACCCGGCAGCTGCCCGAGCTGCTGGGTTCGCCGCCACGGGTGTACGCGCTGA
- a CDS encoding hypothetical protein (frameshifted, insertion at around 3505767, deletion at around 3505837,3505807): protein MKFVLAVHGTRGDVEPCAAVGMELLRRGHGVRMALPPNLIGFVESAGLTGVAYGPDSGVQINQVAAFAHNLTKAQNPFNLAKAGKELFVEGWAEMGRTLAELADGADLLTTGQTYHGVVANVAEYHRVPVAALHHFPMHVNGQVAVPAPIPRPLIRTVMGASWRLYSYVTRDADRAQRQELGLPPVSAAALDRIVAGGAPEIQAYDPALFPGLVEEWDGRRPFVGALSMRLHTEPNEELESWIAAGTPPIYFGFGSTPVQSTSETVAMIAEGVCRTR, encoded by the coding sequence ATGAAATTCGTCTTGGCGGTGCATGGCACCCGGGGTGACGTCGAACCGTGCGCAGCGGTCGGCATGGAGCTGCTGCGGCGCGGGCATGGCGTGCGGATGGCGTTGCCGCCCAACCTGATCGGCTTCGTCGAGTCGGCGGGCCTGACCGGCGTGGCATACGGACCGGACTCCGGGGTCCAGATCAACCAGGTTGCGGCGTTCGCCCACAATTTGACCAAGGCGCAGAATCCGTTCAATCTCGCCAAGGCGGGCAAGGAACTGTTCGTCGAGGGGTGGGCCGAGATGGGCAGGACGCTGGCCGAGCTGGCCGACGGCGCCGATCTGTTGACGACGGGCCAGACCTACCACGGGGTGGTCGCCAATGTCGCCGAGTATCACCGCGTTCCGGTCGCGGCGCTGCATCACTTCCCGATGCATGTCAACGGACAGGTCGCGGTTCCGGCGCCGATTCCGCGACCGCTGATCCGGACCGTGATGGGGGCGTCCTGGCGGTTGTACTCGTACGTGACCAGGGACGCCGACCGCGCCCAGCGTCAGGAGTTGGGGCTACCCCCGGTCTCGGCCGCGGCCCTGGACCGGATCGTGGCCGGCGGCGCGCCGGAGATCCAGGCCTACGACCCGGCGCTGTTTCCCGGGCTGGTCGAGGAGTGGGATGGCCGGCGGCCCTTCGTGGGTGCGCTGTCGATGCGGCTGCATACCGAGCCCAACGAGGAGCTCGAGTCGTGGATCGCGGCGGGAACTCCGCCGATTTACTTCGGTTTCGGCAGCACGCCCGTGCAGTCCACCAGCGAGACGGTCGCGATGATCGCCGAGGGTGTGTGCCGAACTCGGTGA
- a CDS encoding hypothetical protein (frameshifted, insertion at around 3505767, deletion at around 3505810,3505837), protein MNARWSTPPGGDDVSAPAEHVKLVGLIDYSVILPQCRAVVHHGGAGTTAAGLRAGMPTLVLWDVADQPIWGAAVQRLGVGATRRLSRINRKSLAKAIRGILAPDCAARAREISTQMADPMDAVARAADLLEESALVRA, encoded by the coding sequence GTGAACGCGCGTTGGTCTACTCCCCCCGGCGGTGACGACGTCTCCGCGCCGGCCGAGCACGTGAAACTGGTTGGGCTGATCGACTATTCGGTGATCCTGCCGCAGTGCCGCGCGGTCGTGCACCACGGCGGGGCGGGCACCACGGCGGCCGGCCTGCGGGCCGGGATGCCGACGTTGGTGCTCTGGGACGTGGCGGATCAGCCGATCTGGGGCGCCGCGGTGCAACGGTTGGGAGTCGGTGCGACCCGCCGTCTCAGCAGGATCAACCGCAAGTCGCTGGCCAAGGCGATCCGCGGCATCCTGGCGCCCGACTGTGCCGCGCGAGCGCGCGAGATTTCCACGCAGATGGCCGATCCGATGGACGCCGTCGCGAGGGCCGCGGATCTGTTGGAAGAGTCGGCGCTGGTGCGCGCTTAG